A genomic segment from Chitinophagaceae bacterium encodes:
- a CDS encoding NAD+ synthase, which yields MKIFLAQQNYHIGNIDANTQKIIAAVEHAKNSGGDLIVFSELSVCGYPPRDFLYFKDFINKNNTAINAIKQYADGIGVLIGAPAINPSVQGKDLFNAAWFLADKEIKQVFYKTCLPTYDVFDEDRYFEPASKWELLEFKGKKIAVTICEDIWNLGNNPLYTICPMDKLAPLQPNVMINLSASPFDYTHDKDREAIVKANVLRYKIPVFYCNTVGSQTEIVFDGASFVMDNKANLCGRLKRFEEDLQAFVLNDNGSIGTNILATQEQLPSQELTPMQLNEKLNIPLIYEALVLGIKDYFSKMGFTKAILGSSGGIDSAVVLALACEALGKDNVTAMLMPSQFSTTHSVSDAEQLSKNLNNPYHIIPIKNIYESFLNELDPLFAGMPFGIAEENIQSRARGNLLMAIANKFGYILLNTSNKSELATGYGTLYGDMAGGLAVLGDCYKLQIYELAKFINHTKEIIPLHILTKPPSAELRPGQKDSDSLPDYALLDKILYQYIELSKGPDEIKTMGFEEAMVDRVLKLVNVNEYKRNQFCPIIRISPKSFGIGRRVPIVAKYLA from the coding sequence TTTAGCCCAGCAAAACTATCACATTGGAAACATTGATGCCAATACGCAAAAAATTATTGCGGCTGTTGAGCATGCTAAAAACTCCGGTGGGGATTTAATCGTATTTAGTGAACTAAGTGTATGCGGCTATCCGCCAAGGGATTTTTTGTATTTTAAAGATTTTATCAATAAAAATAACACGGCAATTAATGCTATTAAGCAATATGCAGATGGCATTGGGGTTTTAATTGGTGCGCCTGCTATAAACCCATCGGTACAGGGAAAAGATTTGTTTAATGCTGCATGGTTTTTGGCCGATAAAGAAATAAAACAGGTATTTTATAAAACCTGCCTGCCTACTTACGATGTTTTTGATGAAGACCGATATTTTGAACCCGCTTCAAAATGGGAATTACTTGAATTTAAGGGGAAAAAAATTGCGGTAACCATTTGTGAAGATATTTGGAACCTGGGCAACAACCCGCTTTATACCATTTGCCCAATGGATAAGCTGGCGCCATTGCAACCCAATGTAATGATAAACCTCTCCGCTTCGCCATTTGACTATACACATGATAAAGACAGAGAGGCAATTGTAAAAGCCAATGTGCTGCGCTATAAAATACCGGTATTTTATTGCAATACCGTAGGCAGCCAAACAGAAATTGTATTTGATGGCGCCTCATTTGTAATGGACAATAAAGCCAACCTTTGCGGCAGGCTAAAACGTTTTGAGGAAGATTTACAAGCTTTTGTTTTGAACGATAATGGCAGCATTGGTACAAATATTTTAGCCACACAGGAGCAATTGCCCAGCCAGGAGTTAACCCCAATGCAACTTAACGAAAAGCTCAACATACCACTAATTTATGAAGCGCTGGTACTGGGTATAAAAGATTATTTTTCAAAAATGGGTTTTACAAAAGCCATTCTTGGGAGCAGTGGCGGTATAGACAGCGCCGTTGTTTTAGCGCTTGCCTGCGAAGCTTTGGGGAAAGATAACGTTACGGCAATGCTCATGCCTTCTCAATTTTCAACAACACATTCTGTAAGCGATGCCGAGCAGTTAAGTAAAAACCTCAATAATCCATACCACATCATTCCCATAAAAAATATCTACGAAAGTTTTTTAAATGAGCTGGATCCGCTGTTTGCAGGTATGCCTTTTGGTATTGCCGAAGAAAATATACAAAGCCGGGCACGTGGAAACCTGCTTATGGCAATTGCCAATAAATTTGGCTACATATTACTCAATACTTCCAATAAAAGTGAACTGGCAACAGGCTATGGTACTTTATATGGAGATATGGCCGGTGGCCTGGCTGTATTGGGTGATTGTTATAAGTTGCAAATTTATGAACTGGCAAAATTTATCAACCACACAAAAGAAATTATTCCACTTCATATATTAACAAAGCCGCCAAGTGCAGAACTAAGGCCCGGGCAAAAAGACAGCGATAGCCTGCCGGATTATGCACTGCTTGATAAAATATTGTACCAGTATATTGAACTTTCCAAAGGCCCGGATGAAATTAAAACTATGGGCTTTGAGGAAGCAATGGTAGACAGGGTTTTAAAACTGGTAAATGTAAATGAGTATAAGAGAAACCAGTTTTGCCCCATCATACGCATTTCTCCAAAATCATTTGGCATTGGCCGCAGGGTGCCCATTGTGGCAAAGTATCTTGCCTGA
- a CDS encoding MoxR family ATPase — translation MLQTAEDIKILNEKISYSAQFITRITDELNKKIVGQETMIERLLIGLLSNGHVLLEGVPGLAKTLAIKSLSQTIHADFSRIQFTPDLLPADVIGTMIYNQGKNEFVVRKGPIFANFVLADEINRAPAKVQSALLEAMQERQSTIGDTSYKMPEPFLVLATQNPIEQEGTYPLPEAQVDRFMLKVIVGYPSKAEELLIIRQNTIGATTAAINAVASPSEIIAAKDLVRSVYIDEKVEDYILNIVFATRFPNEYQLGKLKPIISFGGSPRASINLAIAAKAYAYLNKRAYVIPEDVRSICKDVLRHRIGLTYEAEAENVNVEDVINEILKAVNVP, via the coding sequence ATGCTACAAACCGCTGAAGACATTAAAATACTAAATGAAAAAATTAGTTATTCGGCCCAGTTTATTACCCGTATTACCGATGAGTTGAACAAAAAAATAGTAGGCCAGGAAACGATGATAGAAAGGTTACTTATTGGGCTGCTGAGCAATGGCCATGTGCTGCTGGAAGGGGTTCCCGGCCTTGCCAAAACACTGGCCATAAAATCCCTGAGCCAAACCATTCATGCCGACTTTAGCCGCATACAGTTTACGCCGGATTTATTGCCGGCCGATGTAATTGGCACCATGATTTATAACCAGGGAAAAAATGAATTTGTTGTACGCAAAGGGCCCATTTTTGCCAATTTTGTACTTGCCGATGAAATAAACCGTGCACCTGCAAAAGTGCAAAGCGCTTTACTGGAAGCCATGCAGGAAAGGCAATCTACCATTGGCGATACCAGTTATAAAATGCCCGAACCTTTTTTGGTTTTGGCTACACAAAACCCCATTGAGCAGGAAGGTACTTATCCTTTGCCCGAAGCACAGGTTGACCGCTTTATGTTAAAAGTAATTGTAGGCTATCCTTCAAAAGCCGAAGAATTGCTTATTATCCGGCAAAATACCATTGGCGCAACCACAGCAGCCATAAATGCTGTAGCCAGCCCAAGTGAAATTATAGCAGCAAAAGACTTGGTACGGTCTGTTTATATTGATGAAAAGGTAGAAGATTATATTTTAAATATTGTATTTGCTACCCGCTTTCCCAATGAATACCAGTTGGGCAAACTAAAGCCCATCATTAGTTTTGGAGGAAGCCCCAGGGCAAGCATCAACCTGGCTATTGCAGCTAAAGCGTATGCTTACCTTAATAAAAGGGCCTATGTAATTCCCGAAGATGTTCGAAGCATTTGTAAAGATGTATTGAGGCATAGGATTGGGCTTACTTATGAAGCTGAGGCCGAAAA